The genomic DNA GCCCCTGAATGGCCGGCACTTACGACAGCATCGGCTTCCCCCCCCTTGACGGCCTCGAAGGCGACCCGGATGGAGGCGTTTTTCTTCCTTCGTACGGCCCTCATGGGTTGTTCTTCCATGAAAACCACGTCGTCGCAATGATGGACCTTTATCCCAGGACGATCAAGGTCGTTTCCGGCCCCTTTCCTGAGGGCCTGCTCATCCCCCATCAGCACAACTTCGATTCCGTACTCGGATACGGCTTCAAGTGCACCTTGAACGACCACCTCGGGGGCCCGATCCCCCCCCATGGCGTCCACGGCGATCTTCATCTCAGCTCTCTTCTACCTTGATGATTTCCCTTCCTCTGTACATCCCGCACTGGGGGCAGACATGATGGGGCCGTACGGGTTCGTGGCATTGTGGGCAGAGGGATACATTGGGCATCTTGACGTGATGATGGGACCGCCGCATGTCCCTCTTGGACTTGGATTTCTTTTTCTTTGGTACTGCCATTTTTTTCCCCTGTAATTTGTGGCCTTAATCACCGACGGTTTCATATCCATCGGTTGATCATGGTTGGATCTTCAGTTGGTTCAGTTTCAAAAAAGCGGGGTGACCAGTTTCCCTGAGGCAACAACAGATTTCCTCGTTCAAATTCTTTCCGCACCTCGGACAAAGGCCCTTGCACTCCGCCGAACACAGGACCTTCATAGGAAGGGAAAGGTAGATCTGTTCCCGGATAATGCCCGTAAGATCGATCTCTTCACCCCGGATGAAGTCAACGTCCATGTCCTCTTCGGTTAATTCCACATCACTCTCTTCCTGGGACCCGGGCGGAGGAAGGGCCAGGTAGGTCTGGAATTCGGTCTGGATGTCCCTGTGGTGAGACTCCAGGCACCTGTCGCAACGCACCTTCAACCCACCCCTCAGCCGACCATCCATGACATATTTGTCCCCTGCCGAATAGAGCGTGACCACCACCTTCAACGGGCCATCCAGGGACAAAATCTGGTCAGAGGGATCCTTGGGCTCCCACCACCCTTCCTTTAAAACGAACGTAAAGGTTTTCGATTCCTGGGAAATCCTTCTAAGATCAATGATCATCAGATTCACTCAGAAGAATGAAAAGGCCTAAGAACGTTTCCCCGGGTCCGGGAAAAATAAATGAATCACTATAAAGGAGCACCATGTTTTGTCAAGAAAATTCCAGGAGAACCTCACCCAGAAAACGGGGCTTCGCCTTGTGCCCGTCCATAAATGCCCCTTTCCCACAATCTTTCAGGTCAGGCTAAAACCGGAGACCCGCCGGGAAGGCAGGGGCCCCGAGAAGACCAGGGTTCCTTAAAAGGCTCCTTTTTCTTGACATATTGACTATCTATCTGATAAATTTGAATAGTTTAGCCAAATTCGCCCATCCCCAAAGGCCATCCGCCTTCATGCAAAACAGGGCTTTTCCCCAAAAAAACCTAATACAGAAAACCACAAGGACGGCGGCTGATGTGGACGTACAGAGAAAGACTCAACTATTACGAAAAGCTCAGGAGATCCCTTTATGAAATTCTCCGCGATACCCTGGAACTGAAACTTATGAAGATCTCCCTTATCGATTCTTTTTACAACTATCTGAAAAGCGGTGTAGAGTATAGCTTTCTCGATAAAAGCGAACTAAAGCCGAAAAGCAAAAAAATGGAGCAGGAATCAGAGCTTTTCAATACTTTTATCGTAATTTTCTGCGAAGGAATCGTCAGCCCCAGTTTGAAAAACTATATCCGGTTCTTTCCG from Deltaproteobacteria bacterium includes the following:
- a CDS encoding DUF177 domain-containing protein, which translates into the protein MIIDLRRISQESKTFTFVLKEGWWEPKDPSDQILSLDGPLKVVVTLYSAGDKYVMDGRLRGGLKVRCDRCLESHHRDIQTEFQTYLALPPPGSQEESDVELTEEDMDVDFIRGEEIDLTGIIREQIYLSLPMKVLCSAECKGLCPRCGKNLNEEICCCLRETGHPAFLKLNQLKIQP
- the rpmF gene encoding 50S ribosomal protein L32, with translation MAVPKKKKSKSKRDMRRSHHHVKMPNVSLCPQCHEPVRPHHVCPQCGMYRGREIIKVEES